One region of Triticum aestivum cultivar Chinese Spring chromosome 6B, IWGSC CS RefSeq v2.1, whole genome shotgun sequence genomic DNA includes:
- the LOC123139537 gene encoding ethylene-responsive transcription factor 1-like gives MCGTRALTDLKVPVVMQKVTEAVPWPENRKPLWGGDRCRRFIGLGGRRGLRMDVDKEEFEADFEEFEGDSSDSNLELGCGRTAEKDDDNGVVEIQPFTAVKRSLSQDDLNTMPTVGFDGPSERLAKRKRKNQFRGIHPAGSADFASNQPLVPAMNSALPVEAPVLDMYSDQGSNSFGCSDLGWEYDTKTPHISSIASNSTIAEGAKSALAKNNTYISLVPPVMENNAVNFEPWMRYLMDDGMDELIDSLLNFDVPQDVVGNMDLLSFDGMPIRGEFF, from the exons ATGTGTGGCACAAGGGCCCTCACGGACCTCAAGGTTCCTGTGGTGATGCAGAAGGTGACAGAGGCGGTGCCGTGGCCCGAGAATAGGAAGCCCCTATGGGGCGGCGACCGGTGTCGGCGCTTCATCGGGCTTGGCGGGCGGAGGGGACTCAGAATGGACGTCGACAAGGAGGAGTTCGAGGCCGACTTCGAGGAGTTTGAGGGCGATTCCAGTGACTCGAACCTGGAGCTCGGGTGCGGTAGGACGGCTGAGAAGGATGATGACAATGGGGTCGTCGAGATCCAGCCCTTTACCGCCGTCAAGCGGTCCCTCTCGCAAG ATGACTTAAACACCATGCCTACTGTTGGTTTTGATGGTCCTTCAGAAAGGCTAGCAAAAAGGAAGAGAAAGAACCAATTCAGGGGTATCCATCCAGCAGGATCTGCTGACTTTGCATCAAACCAACCACTTGTGCCTGCAATGAACTCTGCTCTCCCAGTTGAAGCTCCTGTTCTGGATATGTACTCTGACCAAGGAAGCAACTCTTTTGGCTGCTCTGACTTGGGCTGGGAGTATGATACCAAGACTCCACATATATCATCCATTGCTTCCAATTCTACGATTGCTGAAGGAGCAAAATCTGCGCTTGCCAAGAATAACACCTATATCTCACTGGTGCCTCCTGTTATGGAGAATAATGCTGTCAATTTTGAACCTTGGATGAGATATCTTATGGATGATGGCATGGATGAGCTGATTGATAGCCTACTGAATTTTGATGTTCCTCAGGATGTTGTTGGCAACATGGACCTCTTGAGCTTCGATGGCATGCCCATCCGTGGTGAATTTTTCTGA